One genomic window of Candidatus Edwardsbacteria bacterium includes the following:
- a CDS encoding M20/M25/M40 family metallo-hydrolase codes for MKKVKSLTLFILLALFTFCGQVFAARIPFAGLELPYDPQIQALVDSVNIDSVMGYIRDQGKLNTRFVLTDSSYAAADWLMQKYSHWGYTAIKDSFWLQSVSDSGYEYNIIGRKAGVLLPQNILMLSGHRDAVNYPVSYTDPYVAAPGADDDASGVAAAMEAARIFKDKTWDKTFEFIGFGAEETGIGQGALHYARLADSLNWKIDAMIDCDMIGYEVTGGLSFQYFRDDTTGSYALSETVKKIGLKYVPALLIYSAWIWFSGIKGAPNAFAFMSYNFPSLEINECGCTINPYYHTANDTAGVLNPAFLEKSVRTMVAGMAVFNLYPSPVESLSILSLGDGERLLVSWEALPEPDVSYYKIYYGLTSGVFDSVTVYGLSDTLEGLQTESTYHITVRGFDAEGHPSWFAWDFSGTTALGVSNYEVPVVNNTNKFKLQAGFPNPANQQAKIVYHVPQNDHLYLEVCNIYGQTVKTLINGTVRTGRQEVIWLGDNNQGNAVSSGIYFCRAKFQKETVTQKIVILK; via the coding sequence ATGAAAAAAGTGAAAAGCTTAACATTATTTATTTTGTTAGCTTTATTTACTTTTTGCGGTCAAGTCTTTGCTGCGCGGATTCCCTTTGCCGGGTTGGAACTGCCATATGACCCTCAAATTCAGGCGTTGGTTGATTCGGTTAACATTGATTCAGTTATGGGGTATATCAGGGATCAAGGGAAATTAAACACGCGTTTTGTGCTTACCGACAGCAGTTATGCGGCTGCAGATTGGTTAATGCAAAAGTATAGCCATTGGGGTTATACAGCCATTAAAGACAGTTTCTGGCTGCAGAGCGTGTCAGACAGTGGTTATGAGTATAATATAATAGGCCGGAAAGCTGGCGTTTTGTTGCCACAGAATATATTAATGCTATCCGGGCACCGGGATGCTGTCAACTATCCGGTTTCTTATACTGACCCTTATGTTGCAGCTCCTGGCGCTGATGATGATGCCAGCGGGGTAGCGGCTGCTATGGAGGCCGCCAGGATCTTCAAAGATAAAACCTGGGATAAAACCTTTGAGTTTATCGGATTTGGGGCTGAGGAGACCGGAATTGGGCAAGGTGCCCTGCATTATGCCCGTTTAGCCGACAGCTTGAATTGGAAAATCGATGCCATGATTGACTGCGATATGATCGGGTATGAAGTCACAGGGGGGCTTAGTTTTCAATATTTCAGGGATGATACCACGGGTAGTTATGCATTATCGGAAACGGTTAAAAAAATAGGATTAAAATATGTGCCAGCGCTACTAATTTATTCAGCATGGATTTGGTTTTCTGGAATTAAAGGGGCTCCTAATGCATTTGCGTTTATGTCCTATAATTTTCCTTCTTTGGAGATAAATGAATGCGGGTGCACGATAAACCCATATTATCATACAGCCAACGATACCGCTGGCGTTTTAAATCCTGCTTTTCTGGAGAAAAGCGTCCGCACAATGGTAGCCGGGATGGCGGTTTTCAACCTTTATCCGTCTCCGGTAGAAAGTTTGTCCATTCTTAGTCTGGGCGATGGCGAAAGGCTGTTGGTTTCCTGGGAGGCCCTACCGGAGCCGGACGTCAGCTATTATAAGATCTATTACGGATTAACTTCTGGTGTGTTCGACAGTGTCACAGTCTACGGGCTAAGCGATACATTGGAAGGTTTGCAAACGGAGAGCACATATCATATAACGGTCCGCGGTTTTGATGCCGAAGGACATCCCAGCTGGTTTGCCTGGGATTTTAGCGGAACTACTGCATTAGGTGTTTCAAACTATGAGGTTCCAGTTGTTAACAACACCAACAAATTCAAACTGCAGGCAGGGTTTCCCAATCCAGCCAATCAGCAGGCCAAGATCGTGTATCATGTTCCCCAAAACGATCATTTATATTTAGAGGTTTGCAACATATACGGTCAAACGGTTAAAACCCTGATTAACGGAACCGTCAGGACGGGTAGACAAGAAGTAATTTGGCTTGGCGATAATAATCAGGGTAACGCTGTTTCCAGCGGGATATATTTTTGTAGGGCAAAATTTCAAAAGGAAACGGTCACCCAGAAAATTGTGATATTGAAATGA
- a CDS encoding penicillin-binding protein activator, translating into MKRLSLLFLIAFAVSCATLQPAVDKKTPVKKDDVKTAQVNDQDAGAEAFIKKARNLYQEHNPKETLAATQEMLAKYPGSNYVPEAIYLSAKSRYDLNELDLALKNGWMLAEKYPQSKEYPLTKKLLGDCYFTSGDHLKAGQQYIEGLEAAKTGEEREALLLPLSAMIEERLTDGQLRILFRKYPESETAPALGLKLAQKELDARNNSEALKLLQEIVKKYPASQEAGLARQVLASIKDNKPVVPMGDAGHKVGLIVPLSGRYGEYGTAVKEGVSLAFTEYNKATTNKVKLLTEDTKGDIIDAIKATIRLSDTSQVIGIIGEVLSGPTSAAAGVANLKAVPFLSPTASEERISTLGPYIFQLSQSISWQGAALADCAVKKLGMKTLGVMYPNDPGWAAVAEAFVQQARTLGAKVAVSVTYEPGTTDFKAQAETLKAGMVQAVFIPAMPNDIIMIAPQLVYNQLKVQLLGSDGWGDPKVTSKGGTYVEGAIFATLSSGSSLALAAARFEESYKKAYGKAPTKLSAQAYDGAKVMLAALQKGASSREDLQKALALAENSSEGASGQYAFGRQGAMPKSKLMTIRNKTVKELE; encoded by the coding sequence ATGAAAAGACTTTCTCTTTTATTCTTGATCGCCTTTGCCGTGTCCTGCGCCACGTTGCAGCCGGCGGTGGACAAAAAAACTCCGGTTAAAAAGGATGATGTCAAAACTGCCCAGGTCAACGATCAGGACGCCGGAGCCGAGGCCTTCATAAAAAAGGCCCGCAATCTTTACCAGGAGCACAACCCAAAGGAGACCCTGGCGGCCACCCAGGAGATGCTGGCCAAATATCCCGGCTCCAATTATGTCCCCGAGGCCATATACCTTTCGGCCAAGAGCCGCTACGATCTTAACGAGCTGGACCTGGCCCTTAAGAACGGCTGGATGCTGGCCGAGAAATATCCCCAATCCAAGGAATATCCCCTGACCAAGAAACTGCTGGGCGACTGCTATTTCACCAGCGGGGACCACCTGAAGGCCGGACAGCAATATATCGAGGGGCTGGAGGCCGCCAAGACCGGCGAGGAGCGCGAAGCCCTGCTGCTGCCACTTTCCGCCATGATCGAGGAGAGGCTTACCGACGGGCAGCTGCGGATACTTTTCCGAAAATATCCCGAATCCGAGACGGCCCCGGCCCTGGGGCTGAAGCTGGCCCAGAAGGAGCTGGACGCCAGGAACAACAGCGAGGCCCTCAAGCTGCTACAGGAGATCGTAAAAAAATACCCCGCCAGCCAGGAGGCCGGGCTGGCCAGGCAGGTCCTGGCCTCCATAAAGGACAACAAGCCGGTGGTGCCGATGGGCGACGCCGGGCATAAGGTGGGCCTGATCGTGCCGTTGTCCGGGCGCTATGGCGAATACGGCACCGCGGTCAAAGAAGGGGTCAGCCTGGCCTTCACCGAATACAACAAAGCCACCACCAATAAGGTCAAGCTGCTCACCGAGGACACCAAGGGAGACATCATCGACGCCATCAAGGCCACCATCCGGCTGAGCGACACCAGCCAGGTGATCGGGATCATCGGCGAGGTGCTGTCCGGTCCCACCAGTGCGGCGGCCGGGGTGGCCAATCTCAAGGCCGTGCCGTTCCTGTCGCCCACCGCCTCGGAGGAGAGGATCTCCACCTTGGGGCCATATATATTCCAGCTGAGCCAGAGCATCAGCTGGCAGGGGGCGGCCCTGGCCGATTGCGCGGTGAAGAAGCTGGGAATGAAAACGCTGGGAGTGATGTACCCCAACGATCCCGGCTGGGCGGCGGTGGCCGAGGCCTTTGTCCAGCAGGCCAGGACCCTGGGGGCCAAAGTGGCGGTCTCGGTTACCTATGAGCCGGGCACCACCGACTTCAAGGCCCAGGCCGAGACCCTGAAGGCCGGCATGGTGCAGGCGGTTTTCATCCCGGCCATGCCCAATGATATAATCATGATCGCGCCGCAGCTGGTCTATAATCAGCTTAAGGTTCAGCTGCTGGGCTCCGATGGCTGGGGCGATCCCAAGGTCACCTCCAAGGGCGGGACCTACGTGGAAGGGGCCATCTTCGCCACCCTGTCCTCCGGATCCAGCCTGGCCCTGGCGGCGGCCAGATTCGAGGAGAGTTACAAGAAAGCTTACGGCAAGGCGCCGACCAAGCTGTCGGCCCAGGCCTACGACGGGGCCAAGGTGATGCTAGCCGCCCTGCAGAAGGGGGCCTCCTCCCGGGAGGACCTGCAGAAGGCCCTGGCCCTGGCCGAGAACTCCAGCGAGGGAGCCTCGGGGCAGTACGCTTTCGGCCGGCAGGGGGCGATGCCCAAGTCCAAACTGATGACCATCCGCAACAAGACGGTGAAGGAACTGGAATAA
- a CDS encoding class I SAM-dependent methyltransferase: MSRNLSGSDLAWWNQRYVRQAEWTRALRFHLYRRLGIARCRKILELGCGTGVIAGELADRTDSDVFGLDNDEPALMFARERTSNKRLLWLSGSAEKLPLGDESVDLIITHYFWLWAGRPDVVCNECRRVLKKGGKLAALAEPDYSKRIDHPDTHSGIKEFLSDDLREKGADPDIGGKLKDIFSGVGLKVETGSANDKVAFRENQKMFHQEWELLGKLGFPADELVSIKKNPKEKWMIMPVHWAIGRKR, encoded by the coding sequence TTGTCAAGAAATTTAAGCGGTTCCGATCTGGCCTGGTGGAACCAGCGCTATGTCCGGCAGGCGGAATGGACCCGGGCCTTAAGATTCCATCTTTACCGCCGGCTTGGGATAGCCCGGTGCAGGAAGATCCTGGAGCTCGGCTGCGGCACCGGGGTGATCGCCGGAGAGCTGGCTGACCGCACTGATTCTGATGTCTTCGGGCTGGATAATGATGAACCGGCCCTGATGTTTGCCCGGGAGCGTACGTCAAATAAAAGGCTGCTGTGGCTGTCTGGCAGTGCCGAAAAACTTCCTCTGGGCGATGAATCAGTTGACCTGATAATCACCCATTATTTTTGGCTGTGGGCCGGGCGGCCCGATGTCGTATGCAATGAGTGCCGGAGAGTCCTAAAAAAGGGCGGGAAATTGGCGGCGCTGGCCGAGCCGGATTACTCGAAAAGGATCGACCATCCGGACACTCATTCAGGCATCAAAGAATTCCTATCGGATGATTTGAGGGAAAAAGGTGCCGATCCCGATATCGGCGGAAAATTGAAAGACATTTTCTCCGGGGTCGGGCTGAAAGTGGAAACGGGGTCGGCAAATGACAAGGTTGCCTTCCGGGAAAACCAGAAAATGTTCCATCAGGAATGGGAGCTGTTGGGAAAGCTGGGATTCCCGGCCGATGAATTGGTATCGATCAAAAAAAACCCTAAAGAAAAATGGATGATAATGCCGGTGCATTGGGCCATCGGCAGGAAAAGGTAG